From the genome of Candidatus Nitrosocosmicus oleophilus, one region includes:
- a CDS encoding NAD(P)-binding domain-containing protein, producing MIPLRRENDQSLDDMRLETQEQFSYSDSVLSPTNPLTYEKLNVQNVNIRKNEKVVIIGLGQLGLPVAKYVKEHGFDTFGYDINQKTMQSAEANYGIKQATNFGDFDVLIICVSTHRPDDMFTPQVDGLMSVVEKISREAKAGALISIESTIPKGTSKRVFEKVDHRLHVVHAPHRWYALEEEVHGVNQLRIVGGVSNCCLQHGLNFYDGREVVPQTTETATSTAGIKSLSIPMHPVSSVEVAELTKIVENAHRYLQIAFAEELYLYCKSNSISFSELRESLNTKWNVEVLEPRDGIGGHCLPKDTKMFINSSNTIRSKILQAAMEIDEDYREYRNKLEKEVKIPAV from the coding sequence ATGATTCCATTAAGAAGGGAAAATGACCAGTCTTTAGACGATATGCGTTTGGAGACACAAGAACAATTTAGTTATTCAGATAGTGTCCTTAGCCCTACTAATCCACTTACATATGAAAAGTTAAATGTCCAAAATGTTAACATCCGTAAGAATGAGAAGGTTGTTATCATAGGACTTGGCCAGCTTGGTCTTCCAGTTGCAAAGTATGTTAAAGAACATGGTTTTGATACTTTTGGATATGATATAAATCAAAAAACCATGCAGTCAGCTGAAGCCAATTATGGAATAAAACAAGCAACCAACTTTGGTGATTTTGACGTACTAATTATTTGCGTATCTACACATAGACCAGACGATATGTTTACACCACAAGTAGATGGTTTGATGTCTGTTGTTGAAAAGATATCTAGAGAAGCTAAAGCAGGTGCATTAATATCAATTGAAAGTACTATACCAAAGGGTACATCAAAAAGAGTATTTGAAAAAGTAGACCATAGACTACATGTTGTACATGCACCACATAGATGGTATGCATTAGAAGAAGAAGTTCACGGTGTTAATCAATTACGTATTGTAGGTGGTGTAAGCAACTGCTGTTTGCAACATGGTCTTAACTTTTATGATGGACGTGAGGTAGTGCCTCAAACAACAGAAACAGCTACATCTACAGCTGGCATAAAAAGTCTATCAATTCCAATGCACCCAGTATCATCAGTTGAAGTAGCAGAACTAACAAAAATAGTAGAAAATGCTCATAGATATCTTCAAATAGCATTTGCAGAAGAGCTTTATCTTTATTGTAAGTCTAATAGCATTAGTTTTTCAGAATTACGTGAATCACTCAATACAAAATGGAATGTAGAAGTACTAGAACCAAGAGATGGAATAGGAGGTCACTGTCTTCCAAAAGATACAAAGATGTTTATCAATTCATCTAACACAATAAGAAGCAAGATACTTCAAGCAGCCATGGAGATTGATGAGGACTATAGAGAATATAGAAATAAATTAGAGAAGGAAGTTAAAATTCCAGCTGTATGA
- a CDS encoding TetR/AcrR family transcriptional regulator, which yields MCPKVTSQHKQEVRGRIIQSAIECFSKNGFDRTRMDEISLLADLSKGTLYNYFDNKEDLFNAICEDSLDLLKIQLDQLFTKSRDDLISNAELFYENFQKIQKEGSAKVFFEALSESTRNPKLKIILFKHRLKIYKVVENYLQIQSDKGFIKGDINLTYVASGMVSLFDGITAGSLLGIPEEYNKNIWAVTIKTILSNLN from the coding sequence ATGTGTCCAAAGGTAACATCTCAACATAAGCAAGAAGTACGAGGTAGGATTATCCAATCAGCAATTGAATGCTTTTCTAAGAATGGATTCGATCGAACTCGAATGGATGAGATATCTCTTTTGGCTGATTTAAGTAAGGGAACATTATATAATTATTTTGACAATAAAGAAGATTTATTTAACGCAATTTGTGAGGATAGTCTTGACCTACTAAAGATTCAACTTGATCAATTATTTACCAAAAGTAGGGATGATCTAATATCTAATGCAGAATTATTTTATGAAAACTTTCAAAAAATACAAAAGGAAGGTAGTGCAAAAGTCTTTTTTGAGGCATTATCAGAATCAACACGCAACCCAAAATTAAAAATAATCTTGTTCAAACATAGACTCAAAATCTATAAAGTTGTTGAAAACTATTTGCAGATCCAAAGTGACAAAGGATTCATTAAAGGCGATATTAACTTGACTTATGTTGCCTCAGGAATGGTGTCTTTGTTTGACGGTATTACTGCAGGAAGTCTCCTGGGGATCCCTGAAGAATATAATAAGAATATTTGGGCCGTAACGATAAAAACGATATTGTCAAATTTAAACTAG